A single Bacillus sp. OxB-1 DNA region contains:
- a CDS encoding acetyl-CoA hydrolase/transferase family protein gives MTKRLETEEILGLIDKEADIILPLAAGEPVLLLDILEKHYRKLDNVKIHQMLPIRQRDYMWGEMKNHLSHVSYFLSGVNRKPYEQGTIELVPNVFHEMPRILKKTTKLSMVLAVASPMDEHGYFSLGTQADYIANFIGKVPFILEVNKHMPRTFGENQIHISQIAGYVEHDAALMEAASAPIQEKDRKIAEYVTADIEDGATLQIGIGAIPNAVMKMLKDRRHLGIHTEMLTDGIVDLVAAGAVDGTRKFTNKGKIVATFAFGTQQLYDFIDNNPSIEFLPVDVLNDPREVAKEENLVSINATTEVDMYGQCASETVGGRYYSSTGGQADFARAVRFSKYGKGYVCMHSTVKNDTISRIKTFLAPGSVVTTSKNDVDNIVTEYGIARLYGKSLSERAKALIAIAHPKFRDELTFEAKKNGFLI, from the coding sequence GTGACGAAGCGACTGGAAACAGAAGAGATTCTTGGGTTGATAGATAAAGAAGCGGATATCATCCTCCCTTTGGCGGCAGGGGAACCCGTTCTTTTATTAGATATATTGGAGAAGCATTATCGGAAGTTGGACAACGTGAAAATTCATCAGATGTTACCCATTCGCCAACGGGATTATATGTGGGGCGAGATGAAAAACCATTTGTCGCATGTGTCCTACTTTTTAAGCGGCGTCAATCGCAAACCATATGAACAAGGGACCATTGAGCTGGTGCCGAATGTGTTCCACGAAATGCCACGCATATTGAAGAAGACGACTAAACTGTCCATGGTGTTAGCGGTGGCCTCCCCGATGGATGAACATGGGTATTTTTCGTTAGGGACACAGGCGGATTATATTGCCAACTTCATCGGTAAGGTGCCTTTCATTTTGGAAGTCAATAAGCATATGCCGCGAACGTTCGGGGAAAATCAGATTCATATTAGCCAGATTGCGGGGTATGTCGAGCATGACGCTGCGTTAATGGAAGCGGCGTCCGCACCAATCCAGGAGAAGGACCGGAAAATTGCCGAGTACGTAACTGCGGATATTGAAGATGGGGCTACGTTGCAGATCGGGATCGGCGCCATTCCGAATGCCGTCATGAAGATGTTGAAGGATCGACGGCACCTCGGCATCCATACCGAGATGTTGACGGATGGTATCGTCGACCTGGTGGCGGCAGGTGCCGTAGACGGGACGAGGAAGTTCACGAATAAAGGAAAGATCGTTGCGACGTTCGCATTTGGGACGCAGCAGCTGTACGATTTCATCGACAATAATCCTTCCATCGAGTTTTTGCCGGTTGATGTGTTGAATGATCCCCGGGAAGTGGCGAAAGAGGAGAACTTGGTATCTATCAATGCGACGACCGAGGTGGATATGTATGGCCAATGTGCTTCGGAAACGGTTGGGGGCCGTTATTATTCATCAACTGGCGGACAAGCCGACTTTGCCCGGGCTGTCCGTTTTTCGAAGTACGGCAAGGGGTATGTGTGCATGCACTCCACCGTCAAAAACGACACGATTTCCCGGATCAAGACATTTCTAGCACCCGGCTCGGTCGTGACGACATCCAAAAACGATGTTGATAATATTGTGACGGAATACGGGATTGCCCGGCTCTACGGCAAGTCTTTGTCTGAACGGGCCAAGGCGTTGATCGCCATTGCCCATCCGAAGTTCCGGGATGAATTGACGTTTGAAGCGAAGAAGAATGGATTTTTAATCTAA
- a CDS encoding MBL fold metallo-hydrolase, which yields MYFTSFTDKNLAQNSYLIGCQRTGESIIIDPPREFGHILKAAEAEGLRVTAAADTHIHADYVSGARQLAVEHGVKLYLSDEGDADWKYEYTDGIDVELVKEGDTFSIGNIDFQVWHTPGHTPESISFLLTDRGGGATEPMGILTGDFVFVGDVGRPDLLEEAAGMVGTADSGARDMFRSVQRFKQLPDHLIVWPGHGAGSACGKSLGAVPISTVGYEKNFNWAMQIKDEEAFVEALLKDQPEAPVYFAQMKKLNKLGPTILEREETNVIFDAASFEQAIGENRLILDTRAAVTAAQGLVKGSINIPFNKSFTNWAGWLAKYDEPLLVIADETTRSDVKQALQSVGLDQIEAFVDPVALEGMELLTYETLSVDEFVEEMKNPDAFVIDVRNDAEWQAGHLAEATHRFLGHLRTLDVPVDRKLLIHCQSGARSAIAASILKARGFETVKHMAGGYKAYVAAGLPVIL from the coding sequence ATGTATTTTACTTCATTCACAGATAAGAACTTGGCGCAGAATTCCTATTTAATCGGTTGTCAACGGACGGGAGAGTCGATCATCATTGATCCGCCTCGCGAGTTCGGGCATATTTTAAAGGCTGCGGAGGCAGAAGGATTACGCGTCACGGCTGCTGCAGATACACATATCCATGCGGACTACGTCTCCGGTGCCCGGCAATTGGCAGTGGAGCATGGCGTGAAACTGTATTTGTCCGATGAAGGCGATGCAGATTGGAAATATGAATACACGGATGGCATCGACGTGGAACTGGTGAAGGAAGGGGACACTTTCTCCATCGGTAACATTGATTTTCAGGTATGGCATACGCCTGGTCATACCCCGGAGAGTATCTCATTCCTTTTGACGGATCGCGGCGGCGGTGCGACGGAACCGATGGGAATACTTACAGGGGATTTCGTATTTGTGGGCGATGTCGGCCGGCCGGATTTATTGGAAGAGGCGGCTGGTATGGTCGGGACGGCGGATAGCGGTGCCCGCGATATGTTCCGGTCGGTGCAACGATTTAAACAATTGCCGGACCATTTAATCGTTTGGCCCGGGCATGGAGCAGGTTCTGCTTGTGGAAAATCGCTGGGCGCTGTACCGATTTCAACAGTCGGGTATGAGAAGAATTTCAACTGGGCGATGCAAATAAAGGACGAAGAAGCTTTTGTGGAAGCTTTATTGAAAGACCAGCCGGAAGCTCCGGTTTACTTTGCGCAGATGAAAAAGTTGAATAAGCTAGGTCCGACCATTTTGGAAAGAGAAGAGACAAACGTGATTTTCGACGCAGCTTCTTTCGAGCAAGCTATCGGAGAAAACCGTTTAATATTGGATACACGTGCCGCAGTAACGGCAGCACAAGGCTTAGTAAAAGGCTCGATCAATATCCCGTTCAATAAATCGTTTACGAACTGGGCCGGCTGGCTTGCGAAATACGACGAACCGCTTCTGGTCATTGCAGACGAAACGACCCGTTCTGACGTAAAACAAGCATTGCAATCCGTCGGGTTGGATCAAATCGAAGCCTTCGTCGATCCGGTCGCATTGGAAGGAATGGAATTACTAACGTATGAAACATTGTCCGTCGATGAGTTCGTCGAGGAGATGAAAAATCCCGATGCGTTCGTCATTGATGTCCGCAATGACGCCGAATGGCAAGCGGGCCATCTCGCCGAAGCAACGCATCGATTCCTGGGCCATTTGCGTACTCTCGATGTGCCGGTGGATCGGAAACTTTTGATTCATTGCCAAAGCGGGGCTCGATCCGCAATCGCGGCCAGCATCTTAAAAGCACGCGGATTTGAGACGGTGAAGCATATGGCGGGCGGCTACAAGGCGTATGTAGCTGCCGGTCTGCCGGTAATCTTATAA
- a CDS encoding rhodanese-like domain-containing protein gives MEWIFILLIIGFFAWRMMPATGVRTLSTDELKGMLPDKTKQFVDVRTPAEYKGRHIKEFKNIPLQTLKSQLGSLDKEKEVIVICQSGMRSSQAAGLLRKAGFAKVTNVQGGMSAWRG, from the coding sequence ATGGAATGGATTTTCATATTACTCATCATCGGCTTTTTCGCCTGGCGGATGATGCCGGCGACAGGCGTTCGAACCTTATCCACCGATGAGCTGAAAGGGATGCTCCCAGACAAGACGAAGCAGTTTGTCGATGTCCGGACACCGGCGGAATACAAGGGGCGGCATATCAAAGAGTTTAAAAACATCCCGCTCCAAACGTTGAAATCGCAGTTGGGAAGCTTGGATAAGGAGAAAGAAGTCATCGTCATCTGCCAAAGCGGCATGCGCAGTTCCCAAGCGGCAGGACTATTGAGAAAAGCAGGATTCGCCAAAGTGACCAATGTCCAAGGCGGCATGAGCGCGTGGCGCGGATGA
- a CDS encoding ABC transporter permease — MLTIISPIFLLALWELLSRTGMIDVRFFPPPSAIIGTFWQMLTSGVMAGHIGVSLYRIFAGFLAGVIPGVVIGLLMGLYSPIRHFVSPIVMALMPIPTLALLPIIIILFGIGDLSKVVTIAGSVFFPVVINTAAGVINIDKIYLDVAQNYGASRWNFFWKIALPGAMPVMLEGIQMGQAIALLTIVAAEMMGATSGIGYLIWVSYKAFLLKEMYVGLILISFFGYLFSLVLRGIQKKILPWR, encoded by the coding sequence ATGCTAACGATCATTTCGCCCATTTTCCTCCTTGCCTTATGGGAGCTCTTGTCGAGGACCGGAATGATTGATGTTCGTTTTTTTCCGCCGCCATCTGCAATTATAGGCACGTTTTGGCAGATGCTGACAAGCGGTGTAATGGCTGGCCATATCGGAGTTTCGCTTTACCGGATCTTTGCCGGGTTCCTGGCCGGTGTCATTCCAGGCGTGGTCATTGGCTTGCTGATGGGTCTGTATTCACCGATCCGGCACTTCGTTTCCCCGATTGTGATGGCTCTCATGCCGATTCCCACCTTGGCTTTGCTACCCATCATCATCATTTTATTCGGCATTGGTGATTTGTCGAAAGTTGTAACGATCGCGGGAAGCGTTTTTTTCCCCGTCGTCATCAATACAGCAGCCGGCGTCATCAATATCGACAAGATCTACCTTGATGTGGCACAAAACTATGGAGCTAGCCGATGGAATTTCTTCTGGAAGATCGCGCTACCTGGCGCCATGCCGGTCATGTTGGAAGGGATCCAAATGGGGCAGGCGATTGCACTTCTGACGATTGTGGCTGCGGAAATGATGGGAGCGACTTCGGGAATCGGTTATTTGATATGGGTGTCGTATAAAGCATTCCTTCTTAAGGAAATGTATGTGGGCCTCATTCTGATATCATTTTTCGGGTATCTGTTCTCGTTAGTGCTTCGGGGAATCCAGAAGAAAATCCTGCCATGGAGGTGA
- a CDS encoding ABC transporter ATP-binding protein — MGGKTKIAIQNLTKAFYKKQGSVTALDNINLTIDEGEFVCLVGPSGCGKTTLLRILAGLESPSIGDFTIATAGEDRPLQSMVFQERGIIPWLTVEENVAFGLKMRHLPKKLIRERTDYYLKKTGLQKFSSLYPKELSGGMKQRVSIARAFANDPEILLMDEPFAALDEQNKFILQEELLSIWEETGKTVLFITHSIDEALLLGDRILLMSSQPGRIVEEIRVDMPRPRTMEDIRKDPIMASRFVDIWQHLQDEVQRSRREKA, encoded by the coding sequence ATGGGTGGAAAAACAAAGATTGCAATACAGAATTTGACCAAAGCCTTCTATAAAAAGCAGGGGAGCGTCACAGCGCTTGATAATATCAACTTGACAATCGACGAAGGGGAATTCGTCTGTCTTGTCGGTCCGAGCGGCTGTGGCAAAACGACGCTGCTCCGAATTTTGGCCGGACTGGAAAGCCCGAGCATTGGAGACTTCACCATTGCCACGGCAGGAGAGGATCGGCCGCTTCAATCGATGGTGTTTCAGGAACGGGGAATCATCCCATGGCTCACCGTGGAGGAAAATGTGGCATTTGGTCTGAAAATGCGACATTTGCCAAAGAAACTCATACGAGAACGGACCGACTATTATTTGAAAAAGACGGGGTTACAAAAATTTTCGTCCCTCTATCCGAAAGAACTTTCCGGCGGGATGAAGCAACGGGTCAGCATCGCCCGAGCCTTCGCCAATGATCCAGAAATCTTGCTAATGGATGAACCGTTCGCCGCGTTGGATGAGCAAAATAAGTTCATCTTGCAGGAAGAGCTTTTATCAATTTGGGAAGAAACCGGAAAGACGGTGCTTTTCATTACCCATAGCATCGATGAAGCTTTGCTTCTCGGTGACCGCATCCTATTGATGAGCTCCCAGCCCGGCCGGATTGTAGAGGAGATCCGGGTAGATATGCCGCGTCCCCGTACAATGGAAGACATTCGAAAAGATCCGATCATGGCCAGTCGATTTGTTGACATTTGGCAACATTTGCAAGATGAAGTGCAACGGTCCAGACGAGAAAAAGCGTAA
- a CDS encoding ABC transporter substrate-binding protein — protein sequence MVVGLVLILGACTPKESSQPKPAPAPVPTPETPAEEATDKLTPLDERVKILIAEDGAASGAGFYIAKEKGYFEEMNIEVDFADFANSDDMLPALAAGEVDIAGGVSTASFFNAIAQGIDVRIIADKGHNMPGKSYFTFVIGNHMVDVIKDYPDFKGKKIAVSSRNSIDGYIYEEMLKHAGLTEDDVEYVHIADFGAMLGAIDSGTIDAALSIEPLIAQGVANGFHHRFKDATDYAPESQIAMVLASPKFMENDPVSLRFMAAYLKGVRDYNDAFFKDIGKEEVVDIMVKHTALKDPALWDQVNVTGLDANGKMFVEDIKKQYDTYKANGAIRGEIDFDKAVDTSLAEEAVEILGVYE from the coding sequence ATGGTCGTCGGACTTGTTCTGATCCTTGGGGCTTGTACTCCGAAAGAATCGTCCCAACCGAAACCCGCTCCTGCCCCTGTTCCGACACCAGAAACTCCGGCTGAGGAGGCAACCGATAAACTGACTCCGTTGGACGAACGGGTAAAAATCTTGATTGCCGAAGATGGCGCGGCTTCGGGTGCGGGATTCTATATCGCAAAAGAAAAAGGATATTTTGAAGAAATGAATATCGAAGTGGATTTTGCCGATTTTGCGAACAGTGATGATATGTTGCCAGCCCTGGCTGCCGGAGAAGTAGACATTGCGGGCGGCGTGTCAACTGCATCTTTCTTTAACGCCATTGCGCAAGGAATCGACGTGCGCATCATTGCGGATAAGGGCCATAATATGCCGGGGAAATCGTATTTCACGTTTGTCATCGGCAACCATATGGTCGATGTGATCAAGGATTATCCAGACTTCAAAGGAAAGAAAATTGCCGTCTCATCCCGTAACTCCATTGATGGATATATTTATGAAGAGATGTTGAAGCATGCCGGCCTCACAGAGGATGATGTGGAATACGTCCATATTGCGGACTTCGGGGCGATGTTGGGGGCGATTGACTCCGGTACGATTGATGCCGCGCTCAGTATCGAGCCGCTCATTGCACAAGGAGTCGCCAATGGGTTCCACCACCGGTTCAAAGATGCGACAGATTATGCGCCTGAATCACAGATCGCCATGGTTCTCGCCTCGCCGAAGTTCATGGAAAACGATCCCGTATCCTTGCGTTTCATGGCTGCTTATTTAAAAGGAGTCCGTGACTATAATGACGCGTTTTTCAAAGACATCGGCAAGGAAGAGGTCGTGGATATAATGGTGAAGCATACGGCCTTGAAAGACCCAGCCCTATGGGATCAGGTGAACGTCACCGGCCTAGATGCAAACGGCAAGATGTTCGTAGAGGATATAAAGAAACAATATGATACGTATAAGGCGAACGGGGCGATCCGGGGAGAAATCGATTTTGATAAAGCGGTTGACACTTCCTTGGCGGAAGAGGCCGTTGAAATATTGGGAGTGTATGAGTAA
- a CDS encoding DUF3870 domain-containing protein: protein MNTIFIAGHARLPSGMAAQNMYETLTITAEIDKKYGVIVTASCTLATLHGRDFFQQILKGHSLQDGIEKPIADIKNHYLGKASNALVSALKDLHKQYENLKG from the coding sequence ATGAATACGATTTTTATCGCTGGACATGCAAGGCTCCCATCAGGAATGGCGGCACAAAATATGTATGAAACACTCACGATTACGGCTGAAATTGATAAGAAGTACGGCGTAATCGTGACGGCTAGTTGTACGTTGGCGACACTTCACGGAAGGGATTTTTTTCAACAAATTTTAAAAGGCCATAGTTTGCAGGATGGTATTGAAAAGCCTATCGCGGATATTAAAAATCATTACTTGGGAAAGGCGAGCAATGCGTTGGTCTCTGCGCTGAAGGACTTACATAAACAATATGAAAATCTCAAAGGTTGA
- a CDS encoding acyl-CoA dehydrogenase family protein, with translation MNFTFTEEQEMLRNTVRGFVDKEIMPYIGEWDRAGQSDPAIFKRLAELGLMGVCIPEEYGGSGMDYNSLAIVCEELERGDTAFRTAVSVHTGLNSMTLLQWGTEEQKRRYLIPQSKGEKIGAFGLTEPGAGSDVAALETTAKREGDHYILNGQKTWISLSDIADNFIVFAYTGDRAEKHKGISAFIVERSWEGFSSKAIKGKLGIRAGNTGELFFEDVKVPKENLLGKEGEGFKIAMAALDNGRFTVAAGAVGQIMACLEASVNYCHERETFGKEIGKHQLVQQMIAKMEAGYQMSRLLVYRAGELKNAGKRNTRETSLAKWQACDFANQAADDAVQIHGAYGYSDEYPVERYLRNSKAPVIYEGTREIHTIMQAEYVLGYREDKLLNQMLPAWKVEQTI, from the coding sequence ATGAATTTTACTTTTACAGAAGAGCAGGAAATGTTGCGCAATACGGTACGAGGTTTTGTGGATAAGGAAATTATGCCGTACATCGGGGAATGGGATCGTGCCGGCCAGTCCGATCCAGCAATATTCAAACGGCTTGCCGAACTCGGTTTGATGGGGGTGTGCATTCCAGAAGAATATGGCGGAAGCGGGATGGACTATAATTCATTAGCCATCGTTTGTGAAGAATTGGAACGGGGAGATACCGCTTTCCGGACGGCTGTTTCCGTCCATACGGGATTGAATAGTATGACGTTATTGCAGTGGGGGACGGAGGAACAAAAGAGGAGATATTTAATTCCCCAATCGAAGGGTGAGAAGATTGGGGCCTTCGGTTTGACGGAGCCCGGGGCCGGTTCGGATGTCGCGGCTCTGGAGACGACCGCGAAGCGCGAGGGGGATCACTATATCCTCAATGGTCAGAAGACCTGGATCTCTCTCTCTGACATTGCGGACAACTTCATCGTGTTTGCTTATACGGGTGACCGTGCAGAAAAACATAAAGGGATTTCAGCATTTATCGTAGAACGTAGTTGGGAGGGGTTCTCATCAAAAGCGATCAAAGGGAAATTGGGAATCCGCGCGGGGAATACGGGGGAACTTTTCTTTGAAGATGTGAAAGTCCCGAAAGAAAATCTGCTTGGCAAAGAGGGCGAAGGATTTAAAATTGCCATGGCAGCACTGGATAACGGCCGTTTCACTGTCGCAGCCGGAGCTGTCGGGCAAATCATGGCTTGTCTGGAGGCGAGTGTGAACTATTGCCACGAACGTGAAACGTTTGGCAAAGAGATCGGCAAGCATCAGCTTGTCCAGCAGATGATTGCGAAGATGGAAGCGGGTTATCAGATGAGCAGATTGCTAGTGTACCGCGCCGGAGAATTAAAGAATGCGGGCAAACGGAACACGAGAGAGACTTCGCTCGCCAAATGGCAGGCATGTGATTTTGCCAATCAAGCAGCGGATGATGCCGTACAAATCCACGGGGCTTACGGTTATTCGGATGAGTACCCGGTCGAGCGTTACTTGCGAAATTCCAAGGCGCCGGTCATTTATGAAGGGACACGTGAAATCCATACGATCATGCAGGCGGAATACGTACTTGGGTACCGGGAAGATAAGCTGCTGAATCAAATGCTCCCTGCCTGGAAAGTCGAACAGACCATCTAG
- a CDS encoding acyl-CoA dehydrogenase family protein, whose amino-acid sequence MNFDFDIEQVSFQEMLRDFSLKELLPQYTKWDRDNTFPRHLWKKLGELGVNGLRIPEEYGGSGADCVMTGIAAEEIGRGDFNLTYAVMLNALASEIISNHATEELKKTWLPQIVSGEKVVGVAITEPAAGTDAGGILSTARRKGDHYILNGEKSGISAATIGDMFIVFAKTDLDAGSRGISAFIVPTDLPGVECKGYDDMGNKLIGRGSVYLNDVEVPAENLIGLENRGFAQVMNGFDLSRLLIGLQCAGAAFQSIDETIEHVKNRHSFGKPLATYQGVSFPIVTHYTNLELIKWQAYRGLWLRDQGRKHSKEASSVKWLGPKMSQEAIHECMLLNGHYAYTEEMPLEQRLRDVIGLEIGDGTAQANKFVIAKEIIGKEYRPY is encoded by the coding sequence ATGAATTTTGATTTTGATATTGAACAGGTGTCTTTTCAGGAGATGTTGCGGGACTTTTCACTGAAAGAACTCCTTCCCCAGTATACGAAATGGGATCGAGACAATACCTTCCCTCGGCATTTATGGAAAAAGCTTGGGGAACTGGGCGTCAACGGACTTCGGATCCCGGAAGAATACGGGGGGAGCGGCGCGGATTGCGTCATGACCGGTATAGCAGCGGAGGAAATCGGCAGGGGAGATTTCAATTTGACGTATGCGGTCATGTTAAATGCCCTAGCGTCAGAGATCATTAGTAATCACGCGACGGAAGAATTGAAGAAAACGTGGCTTCCTCAAATTGTGAGCGGCGAAAAAGTGGTCGGTGTCGCCATTACCGAACCGGCGGCGGGAACAGATGCAGGCGGCATCCTTTCCACTGCTAGGCGGAAAGGGGATCATTATATCCTGAACGGTGAAAAGTCCGGAATCAGCGCGGCGACAATCGGTGATATGTTCATTGTGTTTGCCAAGACCGACCTAGATGCGGGAAGCCGGGGGATCAGCGCATTCATCGTTCCTACCGATCTCCCGGGGGTGGAATGCAAAGGCTATGACGATATGGGGAATAAGCTGATCGGAAGAGGCTCCGTTTATCTGAATGATGTGGAAGTGCCGGCTGAGAATTTGATTGGCCTAGAGAATCGCGGGTTTGCCCAAGTGATGAACGGTTTCGACTTAAGTCGTTTGCTCATCGGGCTCCAATGTGCCGGAGCGGCGTTCCAAAGCATTGATGAAACGATCGAACATGTGAAGAACCGGCATTCATTCGGAAAACCATTGGCGACCTACCAGGGCGTCTCCTTTCCGATCGTTACCCATTACACCAACTTGGAATTGATCAAATGGCAAGCCTATCGCGGTCTATGGCTGCGAGATCAAGGAAGAAAGCATTCCAAAGAAGCGTCATCCGTGAAATGGCTCGGCCCTAAAATGAGTCAAGAAGCTATTCACGAGTGCATGTTGCTAAATGGGCATTATGCCTATACGGAGGAGATGCCGCTGGAGCAGCGCTTGCGGGATGTGATCGGTTTGGAAATCGGGGATGGTACGGCCCAGGCGAATAAATTTGTCATTGCCAAAGAGATCATTGGAAAAGAGTATCGACCGTATTGA
- the menB gene encoding 1,4-dihydroxy-2-naphthoyl-CoA synthase, whose protein sequence is MELQDVIYKKEDGVATITINRPEVYNAFRSLTVKELIWSFRDAWDDNQIGAVILTGVGEKAFCTGGDQSKKGDDSGYDGSGGLGGGIGMEIEALHHTIRNIPKPVIAAVNGYAIGGGHVLHVICDLTIASETAIFGQTGPKVGSYDAGFGSAYLARVVGEKKAREIWYLCEKYSAEEAKEMGLVNKIVPASELMAAAEDWARKIAEKSPTAIKMLKYSFNADSANISGITQMAMGSLAMFYNTEESAEGRDAFLEKRPVDFKKFRG, encoded by the coding sequence ATGGAATTACAAGATGTGATTTATAAAAAAGAGGATGGGGTGGCAACGATCACCATCAACCGACCAGAAGTGTATAATGCTTTTCGCTCTCTGACAGTGAAGGAGCTGATTTGGTCCTTTCGGGATGCGTGGGATGACAACCAGATTGGGGCCGTTATTTTAACTGGTGTCGGAGAGAAAGCATTTTGCACGGGAGGCGACCAAAGCAAAAAGGGGGATGATAGCGGATATGATGGTTCTGGCGGGCTTGGCGGCGGTATCGGAATGGAAATCGAAGCATTGCATCATACGATCCGGAATATTCCCAAACCGGTCATTGCGGCAGTGAATGGCTATGCCATCGGAGGCGGGCATGTGCTTCACGTCATCTGTGATTTGACCATTGCATCCGAAACGGCCATCTTCGGCCAGACCGGCCCGAAAGTGGGCAGCTATGACGCCGGCTTCGGCTCGGCTTATTTGGCCCGCGTTGTCGGAGAGAAAAAAGCAAGGGAAATTTGGTATTTATGCGAGAAGTACTCCGCGGAAGAGGCAAAGGAAATGGGACTGGTGAATAAAATCGTACCGGCTTCAGAATTGATGGCCGCTGCGGAGGATTGGGCGAGAAAAATTGCTGAAAAGAGCCCGACAGCCATCAAGATGTTGAAATACTCATTCAACGCAGATTCGGCAAACATCAGTGGTATTACACAAATGGCGATGGGCAGCCTAGCCATGTTTTACAACACGGAAGAATCCGCGGAAGGACGAGATGCTTTTTTGGAGAAACGCCCTGTGGACTTTAAAAAATTTAGAGGATAG
- a CDS encoding AMP-binding protein, with protein MGYETILDSAYLNNYQSKWPNKTILDYLNEQIAKSPDKVAIIDKKSRYTYKELGELVDRVALGLLEIGLKKGDVISFQLPNWNEFVILYFAATRIGAISNPLIPIYREREIGFMVKMAESKMIVIPDEFRGFQYAEMIGKLLPQWPSMEHVYVLGDKIPPGMKSFDSLLAEPWEKRKDVAVLDEIVHDPNEVTEIIFTSGTTGDPKGVMHTHNTINVAASYWIDHLSLTPEDTIFMASTFAHQTGFLYGVNLPIIYGGTGVFQDIWNPEEFLELIEKENITFTASATPFLQDTVKAAKASTNDVSSLRIFIAVGAPIPRVLVKEARKALPCAILTGWGQTENGMVTITLVDDTEEKITGTDGKAFPDMEVKVVDPSGNTLPPHEEGYLMCKGPALFVGYLKRITETKDEFQDGWFTTGDSAVMDEDGYIRITGRVKDIIIRGGENIPVAYVENVLYEHPDIETVQLVAIPDDRLQEKACAVVKMKEDRAPLTMEKIQKFLEEKGIAKQYWPEYLELMDELPTTASGKIQKFKLREMINEKISTHTMG; from the coding sequence ATGGGATATGAGACAATCTTAGACTCTGCTTATCTGAATAACTATCAATCAAAGTGGCCGAATAAAACAATTTTGGACTACCTAAATGAACAAATTGCAAAGTCTCCGGATAAAGTTGCGATTATTGATAAAAAAAGCCGCTATACGTATAAAGAACTTGGTGAACTGGTCGATCGCGTTGCACTCGGACTATTGGAAATCGGTTTGAAAAAAGGAGACGTCATTTCATTCCAACTTCCCAATTGGAATGAGTTCGTCATTTTATATTTTGCCGCTACGCGTATCGGAGCAATCAGTAATCCATTGATCCCGATTTACCGGGAACGTGAAATTGGCTTTATGGTGAAGATGGCAGAGTCCAAAATGATTGTCATTCCCGACGAGTTCCGAGGGTTCCAATATGCGGAGATGATTGGCAAACTACTGCCGCAATGGCCTTCCATGGAACATGTCTATGTACTGGGGGACAAGATCCCGCCAGGCATGAAGTCTTTCGATTCCTTACTTGCAGAGCCATGGGAAAAACGGAAGGATGTCGCCGTACTTGATGAAATTGTCCATGATCCGAATGAAGTGACGGAAATCATCTTCACTTCAGGAACGACAGGAGATCCAAAAGGAGTTATGCATACGCATAATACGATTAATGTCGCGGCTTCCTATTGGATCGATCATCTATCGTTGACACCTGAGGATACTATTTTCATGGCTTCGACGTTCGCGCATCAGACAGGATTTCTTTATGGTGTCAATTTGCCGATCATCTATGGAGGAACGGGTGTCTTCCAGGATATTTGGAATCCGGAAGAATTCCTTGAATTGATTGAGAAGGAAAACATCACCTTCACGGCGAGTGCTACGCCGTTTTTACAAGATACTGTCAAAGCGGCAAAAGCGAGCACAAATGATGTGAGCTCCCTTCGGATTTTCATTGCAGTCGGGGCGCCGATCCCGCGTGTTCTCGTGAAGGAGGCACGCAAAGCGTTGCCATGTGCCATCTTGACGGGTTGGGGGCAAACGGAAAATGGCATGGTGACCATTACCTTGGTGGACGATACGGAAGAAAAAATTACAGGAACGGATGGGAAAGCGTTTCCGGATATGGAAGTGAAAGTGGTCGATCCATCGGGGAACACATTGCCGCCTCATGAAGAAGGCTATCTGATGTGCAAAGGTCCCGCCTTGTTTGTCGGCTATTTGAAACGAATTACAGAAACGAAAGACGAATTCCAGGACGGCTGGTTCACTACAGGGGATAGCGCGGTAATGGATGAGGACGGCTATATTCGAATTACCGGACGTGTCAAAGACATCATCATCCGGGGTGGTGAAAATATCCCAGTTGCGTACGTTGAAAATGTCCTCTATGAACATCCGGATATTGAAACCGTTCAGCTCGTGGCGATCCCGGATGATCGTCTTCAAGAGAAGGCCTGCGCTGTCGTCAAGATGAAAGAGGACAGGGCTCCTCTGACGATGGAGAAAATACAAAAATTTTTGGAGGAAAAAGGGATCGCCAAGCAATATTGGCCGGAGTATCTTGAATTGATGGACGAGCTGCCGACTACTGCGAGTGGCAAAATCCAAAAATTCAAGCTCCGCGAAATGATAAATGAAAAAATCTCTACTCATACGATGGGGTAG